Within the Bacteroidota bacterium genome, the region ATCGTAAAAATAAATGAAAAAGATCGAGGCTATCATACGACCGCATAAGCTGGAGGAAGTTCGGGAAGCGCTGCATGACAACGGTATTCACGGGATGACAATAACCGAAGTTAAAGGGGTCGGCAGACAAAAAGGACATGCCGAAGTCTACCGTGGGTCCGAGTATAAAATTGATTTTTTGCCGAAAATCAAGCTTGAGATTGTCGTGCCTGATAAGAAACTCGATGAGGCGGTTTCGCTCATCGTTAAAGCTTCAAAGACGGGGAATGTGGGAGACGGGAAGGTCTTTGTTACTCCTGTCGATGAATCGATTCGCATCCGGACAGAAGAAGGAGGAGATGATGCGCTCTGATGCTGGCTTTCTTGCATTCGATATCACAGCAATGCACTTATTTTAATCACATCGAAAAGGACTAGCTCATGAAACAGATCTATTTTCTCTCTGCGGCTTTGACATTAATCGGAAGCATTTCATTCGCCGCCGACAGCACATCAGCAGCGCCGGCGCCGGCCCCGATCACCTGGAGCGGGTTCGTCGACGCGTATTACAGCAAGAATTTCAACAGTCCTGCAACAGAGACGAACCAGTTGCGCAACTTCGACATCCAGGAGAACCAGTTCACGCTCTCCCTGGCCGAACTCGTCATCCAGAAGGCGGCCTCGCCGGTCGGCTTCCGCTTCGACCTCGACTTCGGCCCCACGAACGACCTTGTCCAGGGGGGAAACGGCAGCACGCTCAACGTCCTTCAACAGGGCTACCTCACCGCCGTCCTTCCGATCGGCCAGGGGCTGACGGTCGATGTGGGGAAGTTCGTGACCCATATGGGGAATGAGGTGATCGA harbors:
- a CDS encoding P-II family nitrogen regulator, producing MKKIEAIIRPHKLEEVREALHDNGIHGMTITEVKGVGRQKGHAEVYRGSEYKIDFLPKIKLEIVVPDKKLDEAVSLIVKASKTGNVGDGKVFVTPVDESIRIRTEEGGDDAL
- a CDS encoding outer membrane beta-barrel protein; this translates as MKQIYFLSAALTLIGSISFAADSTSAAPAPAPITWSGFVDAYYSKNFNSPATETNQLRNFDIQENQFTLSLAELVIQKAASPVGFRFDLDFGPTNDLVQGGNGSTLNVLQQGYLTAVLPIGQGLTVDVGKFVTHMGNEVIESKDNWNYSRSFLFAYAIPYYHTGIRLTYPVSTALSATVHVLNGWNSTIDNNHSQTLGLTLNYTASSSTSIVFNGISGFE